The window GGGGGAGCTTGCTGCCGGTGATCCGGGGTTGCTTGCCGCTGTTGCCCTTGCCGCTCGTAAGGTTGCTGAGCTTGAGGGTGTTCTCGAGTCGGGGTACCGGGTTGTCTTCAACAGCGGCTCCGATGCCGGGCAGACCGTCTTCCATGTTCATGCCCATGTTCTCGGGGGTGAGCCTCTGGGGCTCTTCGGGGCTCCTGAGCAGGACTAGGCGAAACCCGTCTGCGTTCCGTCGGTGGGTGCCAGTAGCATCGGTGGGGTCCGTTCTCCCTCACCGAGAAAGCAGGCCTGAGGCCACGTGGCCGGAACCGTACCGGGTGGAGCCGCCCGTCCCGACGTCCCCGGGGACGTCGCCAAGACCGAGGATGCCTCCGCTCAGGCTGCGCAGTCCCGGTTCCCCATTCCCGACGCCGCCGCCCTCAGCCTGCTCGGCTCCCGCGACGAGAACCTGCGTGTCGCCGAGGAGCTTCTCGCCGCGGACGTGCACGTGCGCGGCAACGAAGTCACCCTGACCGGCACCCCCGCCGACGTCGCGTTCGCCGAACGCGTCTTCGCCGAGCTCGTCCAGCTCGCGACCGGCGGCCAGCAGGTCGGGCCCGACACCGTCCGCCGCACCGTCGGCATGCTCTCCACCGGGGACGCCTCGCCCGCCGAGGTGCTCAGCCTCAACATCGTCTCCCGCCGCGGCAAGACCATCCGGCCCAAGACGCTCAACCAGAAGCGCTACGTCGACGCCATCGACAAGCACACCGTCGTCTTCGGCATCGGCCCCGCCGGCACCGGCAAGACCTACCTCGCCATGGCGAAAGCCGTCCAGGCCCTCCAGGCCAAGCAGGTCACCCGCATCGTGCTGACCCGCCCCGCCGTCGAAGCCGGCGAGCGCCTCGGCTACCTCCCCGGCACGCTCAACGAGAAGATCGACCCGTACCTGCGGCCCCTCTACGACGCGCTGCACGACATGGTCGAGCCCGAGTCCATCCCGCGGCTCATGCAGGCAGGCACCATCGAGATCGCGCCCCTCGCATACATGCGCGGCCGTGCGCAGCCTGTCGGCACGCCGGTGCTGACACCGGACGGCTTCCGGCCGATCGGCGACCTCCAGGTCGGCGACCTGGTCGTCGGGTCGAACGGCGAGCCGACGCCCGTCCTCGGCGTGTACCCGCAGGGCGAGAAGGACATCTACCGCGTCACCGCGAGCGACGGGTCTTCGACACTGTGCTGCGGCGAACACCTCTGGACGGTCCGGACGGCTTCCGACAAGCGCCGCAACAAGCCGTGGCGCGTCCTCGAGACCAAGGAAATGATCGGCAAGCTCCGGGCCGCCCACGCGCGCCGCTACGAGCTGCCGATGCTGACCGCCCCCGTGTGCCACCCCGAGCGTGAGGTCCCGATGGATCCCTACGCTCTGGGGCTCCTGCTCGGCGACGGCTGCCTGACCGGCTCCACGACCCCCGCTTTCGCGACCGATGATCCGGAACTGGCCGTCGCCCTCGAAATGGCGCTGCCCGGTGTGTCCGTGCGGCACAAGGGCGGGGTCGACTACGCCTTGAACCGCGTCCGCGAACCGGGTGACGTCATCACCCTGGAGAACCCGGTCACCGGTGTGCTGCGCGCGCTGGACCTGATCGGGACCCGTTCGCACACCAAGTTCGTGCCGGAGGTCTACCTCCAGAACTCCGCGGACGTCCGGCTCGCGGTCCTGCAGGGACTCCTCGACTCGGACGGCGGGCCGGTCACGCAGGTCGCCCGCACCTGCCGCATTCAGTACGTCACGACGTCGCCGCGGCTGAAGGACGACGTCATCCGCCTGGTGCAGTCGCTCGGCGGGGTCGCCTACACCCGGCGTCGCCTCGCGCTCGGCCGCAAGCCGGGCCGGGCCAACGGGCGCGACGTCGGCTATCGGCACGACGCGCACGTCGTCGAAATCCGGCTTCCCGCGGACATCGAGCCGTTCCGCCTGACCCGCAAGCGGCTGAAGTACCAGGAGACAGGCGGCGGACGTCCGATGCGGTTCATCGACCGCATTGAGCCGGCAGGCCGGGCTGAAGCGGTGTGCATCCAGGTCGCGGCGGAGGACTCGCTGTACGTCACCGAGGACCACCTGCTCACGCACAACACCCTCAACGACGCCTTCATCATCCTCGACGAGGCCCAGAACACCACGCCCGAGCAGATGAAGATGTTCCTCACCCGCCTCGGCTTCGGCTCCAAGATCGTCGTCACCGGTGACATCACCCAGGTCGACCTGCCCAGCGGGCAGCGCAGCGGCCTGCGCGTCGTGCGCGACATCCTCCACGGCGTCGAGGACCTCCACTTCGCCGAGCTGACCAGCCAGGACGTCGTCCGGCACCGGCTCGTCGCGAACATCGTCGACGCCTACGAGAAGTGGCAGGCCGTGCAGGACGCGCAGGACCAGCAGGGCAACGGCTGGAAGGGCAACCGGCGGTGAGCATCGAGATCGCCAACGAGTCCGGCGTCGACGTCGACGAGACGTCCATCGTCTCCGCGGCCCGCTACGCCCTCGACAAGATGGAGGTCAGCCCGCTCGCCGAGCTGTCCATCCTGCTCGTCACCCTCGACGTCATGGAAGACCTGCACGAACGCTGGATGGACCTGCCCGGCCCCACCGACGTCATGGCCTTCCCGATGGACGAGCTCGACTCCTCGCGCCGCCCCGACGCGCCCGACGCGTCGCCGGCGCTGCTCGGGGACATCGTGCTCTGCCCGGCGTTCGCCAAGGACCAGGCCAAGACCGCGGGCCACGAGCTGATCGACGAGCTGCACCTGCTCACCGTGCACGGCTGCCTGCACCTGCTCGGCTACGACCACGCCGAACCCGCCGAAGAACGCGAGATGTTCGCCCTCCAGAAGCGGATCCTCGGCGAGTACCAGGACGCCGTCGCCGCCCTGCAGAAGCGCGACGCCCAGCGCAACACCGACGACCGCGTCCTCGGCATCGCCGGGCTCGACGCGGCCACCACCCCGGCCGCCGAACCACCCGCCGGGGAAGCACCCTAGGCGTCAGGCATGGTCCAGCTCCTCTTCGCGATCGCGCTCGTGCTCCTCGCGGGCGTGTTCGCGGCGGCCGACGCCGCCATCAGCACCGTGTCGCAGGCCCGGGCCGACGGCCTCGCCCGGCTCGGGCTGCCCGGGGCCCGGCACCTCGCCGCGGTCGTCGCCGAACGCCGCCGCCACATCAACCTGCTGCTCCTGCTCCGCCTCGGCTGCGAGCTCACGGCCACCGTGCTCGTCACGGTGTTCGTCGGCACCCGCCTGGCGCCCCTGGGCCTGGCCGTGCTGGTCACCGCCGTCGTCATGGTCGTGGTCAGCTACGTCCTCATCGGCGTCGGCCCCCGCACCCTCGGCCGCCAGCACCCCTACCGCATCGGCCGCTACGTCGCCGGGCCCGTCCGCGTCCTCGGCTCGGTCCTCGGCCCGCTGTCGCGGCTGCTCATCCTCATCGGCAACGCCATCACCCCCGGTCAGGGCTTCCGCGAAGGCCCGTTCACCTCCGAGGTCGAGCTGCGCGAGGCCGTCGACCTCGCCCAGGAACGCGGCGTCGTCGAGGACTCCGAGCGCGAGATGATCCACTCGGTGTTCGAGCTCGGCGACACCGTCGCCCGCGAGGTCATGGTGCCGCGCACCGAGATCGTCTGGATCGAGCGCACCAAGACCGTCCGCCAGGCCCTCGCCCTGGCGCTGCGCACCGGCTTCACCCGGCTGCCGGTGATCGACGAGTCCGTCGACGACATCGTCGGCGTCGTCAACATCAAGGATCTGATGTCGGCGTACATGGACCCGGACGGGTCGAGCACGGTCGTCGACACGCTGATGAACGAAGCCTCCTTCGTCCCCGACTCGAAACGGCTCGACGAGCTCCTCAAGGAGATGCAGCGCTCGCACCACCACATGGCGATCGCCGTCGACGAGTACGGCGGCACCGCGGGCCTGCTCACCATCGAGGACGTCCTCGAGGAGATCGTCGGCGAGATCACCGACGAGTCCGACGCCGACGAGCGCCCCGAGGTCGAGGAGCTCAGCGACGGTGCCGTCCGCGTCTCGTCCCGGATGAGCGTCGACGACCTGGGCGAGCTGTTCGGCATCGACCTCGAAGACCACGACGTGGAGACCGTGGGCGGGCTGCTCGCGGAACGACTGGGTAGGGTCCCGCTACCGGGGGCCGAAGCCGAGGTCGCCGGCCTTCGGCTGTTCGCCGAAGGGGGCAAGGACCGGCGTGGCCGCATGCGGATCACGTCGGTGGTCGTGCACCCGGCCGACGCCGACGCGGTGACCGACCCGGCCGACCGCACCACCCGGCGCCGCACGCGCCTGCCCCACCCCGACGAACGCGACAGGAGCGTCGAACATGCCTGACCTCGAGGCGGACGACCAGAAGCTGGTCACCCTCGCGCGGTCCTCGCGCGCCCGCATCCAGGCCCCCGAAGGCGCCGCGGTCCGCGACACCGACGGCCGCACCTACGCCGCCGGCACCGTCGACCAGCCGTCGTTCAAGCTCACCGCGCTGCAGGCCGCGGTCGCCGCGGCCCTGTCCAGCGGCGCCGAAGGCATCGAAGCCGCCGCCGTCGTCAGCGAAGAAGGACTGCTCAAGGGCGCGTCCGTGCACGCCGTGCGCGACCTCGCGAAGTACGCGCCGATCATCCTCGCCGCCCCGGACGGCACGGTTCTCGAGGTGCTGGAGCGATGACGGAACACCGGTCCGGCTTCGCCTGCTTCGTCGGGCGTCCCAACGCGGGCAAGTCGACGCTGACCAACGCCCTCGTCGGCACCAAGGTCGCGATCACCTCAAGCAAGCCGCAGACCACGCGGCACGCGATCCGCGGGATCGTCTCCCGCGAGGACGCGCAGCTCGTCCTCATCGACACCCCCGGCCTGCACCGCCCCCGCACCCTGCTCGGCGAGCGGCTCAACGACATCGTGCACACGACGTGGTCCGAAGTGGACGTCGTCGGCTTCTGCGTGCCGGCCAACGAAAAGATCGGGCCCGGCGACAAGTTCATCGCCGGCGAGCTGCAGAAGATCGCCAAGCGCACTCCGGTGATCGGCATCGTCACGAAGACCGACCTCGTCCAGCCACAGCAGGTCGCCGAACAGCTCCTTGCGCTGCAGGACGTCATGGAGTTCGCCGAGCTGATCCCGGTGTCCGCGGTGGACGGTTTCCAGGTCGGCGCGCTCGCGGACCTGCTCGTCGGCAAGCTCCCCGAAGGCCCGCAGCTCTACCCCGGCGGCGAGCTGACCGACGAACCCGAGCAGACGCTGGTCGGCGAGCTGATCCGCGAGGCGGCGCTGGAAGGCGTCCGCGACGAGCTGCCGCACTCGATCGCCGTCACCGTCGAGGAGATGCTGCCGCGCGAAGGCCGTGACGACCTCATCGACGTGCACGCGTTCCTGTACGTGGAGCGGCCCAGCCAGAAGGGCATCATCCTCGGGCACAAGGGCGAGCGGCTGCGCGAGGTCGGCGCCACCGCCCGCAAGAACATCGAGGCGCTGCTCGGCTCCAAGGTCTACCTCGACCTGCACGTCAAGGTGGCCAAGGAGTGGCAGCGCGACCCCCGTCAGCTGCGCCGGCTCGGGTTCTGAGGTGACCGAAAAGCCGCGGCCGCCCGCCGACTACAACCCCGGGCCCCCGCCCGCGACCTACCTGGTCTGGGGGATCGTCAGCGCCGTCCTGTGCTGCCTCCCCTTCGGCGCCCTCTCGATCTACCAGGCCGCCAAGGTGGAAAAGCTCTGGGCCCAGGGCGATCCGGACGCCGCCCGCGCGGCGTCCGGCGACGCCCGGCGGTGGGCGATCGTCGCCGCGGTCGCCGGCGCCGTCCTCTGGGTCGCGGCGATCGTGACGGTCGTCCTGCTCTTCGGAACGCTCACCGACGACGCCGCGTCCCACTGACGACGTCGGCAGCAGGAGGCGAATCGCGGTGACCCAGCAGTACCCCCACTACGGATGGCAGCCGAACTACGGACCGCCGCCGGACAGCAACCTGGTCTGGGGGATCCTGACGACCGTGCTGTGCTGCCTGCCGTTGGGTATCGTCTCCATCGTGAAGGCGAGCCAGGTCAACACCCTGTGGTTCCAGGGCTTTCACGCCGAAGCGCACCGCGCTGCCGACGAAGCCCGCAAGTGGGCCATGTGGTCGGCGATCTCCGCGGGCGTCCTGATCGCGCTCTACCTGGCGTTCATCCTGGTCATGCTCGCCCTCGTCGGCGTCTCGTTCCGGTCGCTGGTGCCATGACGACCGGCTACCCGGGACACCCGGCCCGCGGCGCCAAGGCCACGCTGCGCGCGCTCGGCGCCCCGATGGCCGTCGTGGGCGGGCTGGGCGTGTGCTGCGCGGCCGTCCTGATCGGCGACCCCACCACCCCCGGCGGCTGGCTGCCGGTCTGCCCGACCAAGCTGCTGTTCGGCATCGACTGCCCGGGCTGCGGCGGCATGCGGATGGCGTACAGCCTGATGCACGGCGACCTGCCCGCGGCCCTGCACTACAACGCCGTGTCGCTCGTCGTCGTCCTCCTGTTCGTGTGGAGCACGATCGCCTGGACGGTCGGGCGGCTGCGCGGCCGGTTCGTCGGCAGCTGGCTGCACTGGCGCTGGACCCCGCTGACGTTCGGCGTCGTGTTCGTCGTCTGGTTCGTCATTCGCAACCTTCCGTTCGCCCCGTTCACCGGCTTGAAAGTCTGATTTCGACAGACGGGAACCGGTTCGCCACGCACCGCGTCGGAAGCTCGTCCGGTTCACCCGGACAGTGGATGCCTGGCGGTGCCGCCGCAGGTGAACCGAGTACGCTCCCGCGGACCAATGCCGTACATTCGGCGCGGTTCCGCACGGAGCGTGCGGTGGAGTGTCCAGCGAGGGGGAGAACCACATGACCGATCCCTACGGTCAGCAGTCCTTCGGGCAGCAGCCCGGCGGCCAGCAACCGTTCGGACAACCGCAGCCCGGTCAGGCGCCGCCGCCGTACGGGCAGCCCTACGGGCAGCCGGCGCCGTTCGGCCAGCCGGGAACGCCCTTCGGCGCACCGCAGAACTATGCGAACTGGGGCCAGCGGGCCGGCGCGCTGATCATCGACCAGGCGCCGATCATCGTCGTCTACCTCCTCGCGTTCATCCTGACCATCGCCGGCGCGCGCGGCATCGGCCTTCTCCTGTACGCGCTCGGCGGCCTCGGCGGCATCGGCTGGGCCGTCTACAACCGGTGGATCCAGCAGGGGAACACCGGGCAGTCGCTGGGCAAGCGCGTCCTCGGGATCAAGCTGATCTCCGAGCAGACCGGGCAGCCGGTCGGCGCCGGAACCGCGTTCCTGCGCGACATCTGCCACATCGTCGACGGCCTGCCGTGCTACGTCGGCTACCTGTGGCCGCTGTGGGACGACAAGAGCCAGACCTTCGCGGACAAGATCGTCAACTCCGTGGTGGTGCCGGCCGACGCCGCGCCCGGCCAGGTCCCGTTCGGCCCGCCCGGCGCGCAGCCGTTCGCCGGCGGCTACCCGCCGCCCGGGCAGCCGCAGTCCGGGGGATTCCCGCAGCAGCCCCAGTCCGGCGGCTTCGGCCAGCCCGCGCCGGGCGGCTTCCCGCAGCAGCCGTCCTCCGGCGGGTTCCCGCAGCAGCCGGCGTCCGGCGGCTTCGGGCAGCCCCCGCAGCCGGGTGGCTTCGGGCAGCAGCCGGGCCGGCCGCTCGCCCCGCCGCCGGGTGGTTCCGCCTTCGACGAAGTCGAGCGCACCCAGATGCTCCGCCCGGACTCCGCCGCAGGCGGGTCCGCGTTCGACGAACAGGCCGAACGGACGCAGATGCTGCGTCCCGAAGGCCAGGGCCACGGCCAGGGCGACGCCGGGGAAACCCAGAAGCTCCAGCCCGGCCAGTTCGGCCAGCCGCCGAACGACCAGCCGCCGCACCACTGAGGCACGCTTTTTCCCGCACACCGCCGGGTGACCCGGCGGACGTTCACGAGTAGTTGGGGTACACGCTCATGACCAATCCCTACGGCCAGCAGCAGCCGCCTTACGGCCAGCCGCAGTCCGGCGGTTTCCCGCAGCAGCCGCAGCCCGGCTACGGCCCGCCGTCGGGCGGCATGCCCGCCTACGGCCAGCCCGCGCCGTACGGCCAGCCCCCGACCGGCGGCTTCGGCGCCCCCGGCTACGGCATGCCCGGTGGCGGCGACATCAACGCCATCAAGGACTACAAGGGCTGGGCCATCGGCTGCATCTTCCTCATGTGGATCCTCGCGATCTTCGCGATCATGAAGTCCAACGAGGTCCAGACGTACAAGATGCAGGGCAATTACGCGATGGCGGAGCAGGCCTCCAACACCACGCGCACGCTCTGCCTGATCGCCACCATCATCGGGGCGCTCGGCTGGATCTTCGCGATCATCATGATCATCATCTCGATCGCCGCGGCCGCGTCCATCCCCACGTACTGCACCAGTTACTCCTGCTGAAACCGGGTCGGTCCACCCCGGCATCGCCCGACAGTGGGACGATGTCGGGGTGGTGAACCTCTACCGCGACACCGGGGTGGTGTTGCGCACGCACAAGCTGGGTGAGGCCGACCGGATCGTCACCCTGCTCACGCGCCGGCACGGCAAGGTCCGCGCCGTCGCGAAGGGCGTGCGGCGGACGTCTTCGCGGTTCGGGGCCCGGCTGGAGCCGTTCGGCCACGTCGACGTGCAGTTCTACACCGGCCGCACGCTCGACGTGATCACCCAGGTCGAGACCGTCGACGCGTTCCAGCTGCCGCTGGTCGCCGACTACCAGCGCTACACCGCGGCCAGCGCGATCGCCGAAACCGCGGACCGGCTCTCGGCCGAAGAGGGCGAACCGGTGCTCAAGCTCTACCTCCTCGTCTGCGGCGCGCTGCGGTCCCTCGCCGCCGGGGAGCGGGACGCGTCCCTCGTGCTCGACGCGTTCTTCCTCCGCGCGATGTCCTACGCCGGCTGGGCGCCCGCGCTCACCGAGTGCGCCCGCTGCGGCCTGCCGGGCCCGCACGTCGCGTTCAGCGTCCCCGCCGGCGGCTCGATGTGCCAGGACTGCCGCGTCCCGGGCTCGGTGCACCCGGCGCCCGAGGTCCTGGACCTGCTCACCGCCCTGCTGCACGGCGAATGGACGATGGCCGAGTCGACCCTGCCCGGCACCCGCCGCGACGCGAGCGGCCTGGTCGCGGCCCACCTCCAGTGGCATCTGGAGCGTCAGCTCCGGTCCCTCCCCCTGGTCGAGCGACGTGCCCGGGAGAGTGTGGTGCCCGGGCAGTAGGGTCGGGCCTGATCGGTTTCACCCATCCAGGGAGGCTCGCAGTGCTGCGCAGGGGACGCGAGAGCAAGGCGTCGCGATACGAGCTGCGGGCCCCGGATCCGCACCCGTCCGGCGCGAAGCCGCCGGAGATCCCGCGCGAGCTGGTGCCGAAGCACGTCGCGCTGGTCATGGACGGCAACGGCCGCTGGGCCAACCAGCGCGGCCTGCCGCGGATCGAAGGCCACAAGCGCGGCGAAGCGGTCATGATCGACGTCGCGAGCGGGGCCGTCGAGCTCGGCGTCAAGTGGCTTTCGGTGTACGCGTTCTCGACGGAGAACTGGAAGCGCAGCCCCGAAGAGGTGCGGTTCCTGATGGGCTTCAACCGCGACACGATCCGCCGCCAGGTCGACTACCTCGGCTCGATCGGCGTCCGCATCCGCTGGGCCGGGCGGCGGCCGAAGCTGTGGGCGTCGGTGATCAAGGAGCTGCAGGCGGCCGAGGAGAAGACCAAGCACAACACGGCGCTGAACATGACGATGTGCGTCAACTACGGCGGCCGCGCCGAGCTGGGCGACGCGATGCAGCGGATCGCGCGCGACGTCGCGGACGGTCGGCTGGACCCCGCGAAGGTCACCGAGAAGACCATCGGCAAGTACCTGTACCAGCCGGACATGCCGGACGTGGACCTGTTCCTGCGGCCCTCGGGCGAGCAGCGGACGTCGAACTTCCTGCTGTGGCAGTCGGCCTACGCGGAGATGGTCTACCAGGACACGCTGTTCCCGGACTTCGACCGGACGCACCTGTGGCGCGCGTGCCTCGAGTTCGCGAAGCGGGATCGCCGCTTCGGAGGCGCTGTCGACCAGGCTTCCTCATGAGCGCGACCGAAGCGGCGGAGACCGCGGAACTGCTTACGCAGGCGAAGGACTCCCTCGAGCGCTACCTCGAGGTGCACGTCGACGACGACGGCGCGCTGACGTTCGCCCACGGCGACGTCCCGTGCGTGATCCAGGCGACCCGGCTCGGCGAGGGCCTCACCGTGCTGACGCTGACCTGCGTGGTCGGCTGGGACCTCGTGGACGGGCCGGAGCTGCCGATCGCCGTCGCCGAGCGGGCGGGGCAGGGGTTGTTCGGGACCCTCGGCGTCGGGCATTCCGACAACGGCGTGGACGTGACGCTGCGGTACGCGTTCCCGGCGGCCGGGCTGGACGCCGCCGCGCTCGGGACGTTGCTGATGCTGGTGGTGTCGACGGCGTCGCAGCTGCGGACGGATTTGCCGGGAATCGTGCCTGACGAGTAACCCACTCGGGGTGTTGTACTTGCCGCGAACGGCGAATTTCGGCCGGAAAGCGGCACTTTTCGACCGTTCGCGGCTGTGCGCTGCTCTCGCTGTCGGACCGGGCTGGCATCATCTGCGCCATGGACACCCTTCCCGCAACCGCGACTGAACCGCGGCGGCGGTCTCGCCGGTTCCGGATCAGCTCGGTCGAGGTGCTGTGCGCGATCCTGCTGGTCGCGATCCTCGGCCAGGGTCGGTTGCAGCAGCTGTTCGACGTGCCCGCGTTGCGTACCGGCTCGACGGTGTTCGTGGCCGTGTGTGTGCAGGCGTTGCCGTTCCTGGTACTGGGGGTGCTGATCAGCGGGGCCATCGCCGCGTTCGTGCCCGCTCGGGTGCTGGAGAGGGTGCTGCCCCGTCGTGCGGGCGCAGCGGTCGGTGTCGCGGGTCTGGCCGGGGTCGCGCTGCCGGGGTGTGAGTGCGCTTCGGTACCGGTGGCGCGCCGGCTGATGGGGCAAGGTGTGGCGCCGGCGGCGGCGTTGACGTTCCTGTTGGCGGCGCCGGCGGTGAATCCGGTGGTGCTGGTGGCGACGGCGGTGGCGTTTCCGGGCAAGCCGGAGTTGGTGTTGGCGCGGTTCGCTGGTTCGTTGGCGACGGCGATGGTGATGGGCTGGTTGTGGGCCCGCTGGGGCAAGCTGGAGTGGATCACCGAACGCGCGTTGCGCCGATTGCCGGACGTGGCGGACGGGCAGCGGTGGCGGGTGTTCGCCGAGACGGCCCGCACGGACCTGGTCGAGGCGGGCGGCTTCCTGGTGCTGGGCGCGCTGATTTCGTCGGCGTTGAACGTGCTGGTGCCGGCGAAGTGGTTCGGCGTGCTGGGCGACCAGCTCGTCTTGGGCGTGCTCGTGATGGCGGTGCTCGCGGTCGTGCTGGCGCTGTGCAGTGAGGCGGACGCGTTCGTGGCGGCGTCGCTGACGGCGTTGCCGTTGTTGCCGAAGCTGGTGTTCCTGGTCGTCGGCCCGGCGGTCGACGTCAAGCTGTTCGCGCTCCAGGCAGGCACGTTCGGCCGGTCGTTCGCGGTGCGGTTCGCCCCGGTGACGTTGGTGGTGGCGACGGCGTGCGCCGTGGTGACCGGTCTGGTGGTGGGGTTGGCGTGAAGCGCGAGACGCAGAACATCCTGTTGCTGTTGCTCGGCGGCGCCCTGATCAAGATCGCGGTGAACGGCGACTATCTGCGCTACGTGAAGCCGGCGCAGCAGCCGTGGATCATCACCGGCGGCGGCGTCATGGTGGTGCTCGGGGCCGTCGCCATCGTGCGTGATCTCCTCGCCGCGCGGGCGAAAGCCGCCGAGCCGGACCACGATCACGACGGTCACGCGCATTCGGCGCGGCCCGCTTGGCTGCTGCTCGTCCCGGTGCTGGCCGTCTTCCTCGTCGCACCACCGGCCCTGGGCGCGGACTCGGTGATCCGGACCGAAGCGCGGGTCCCGGCGAGCGCGGCCGCCGCCAACGCCGCGTCCTTCCCGCCGCTGCCGACCGGGAACGTGGTGCCACTGACGGTCAACGAGTTCGTCAGCCGCGCGGGCTGGGACGCGGCGGGCACCCTCGACCACCGCACGGTTTCGCTGACCGGTTTCGTCGTGCACACCGGCGGCCGGACGCTGCTGGCGCGCCTGGTGATCAGCTGCTGCGCGGCGGACGCGTTCCCGGTGACCGTCCACCTCCGCGGCGATGAGGCCGACCAGCTCGCGAGCGACGCCTGGATCCAGGTGACCGGTCAGGTCGTCCCGGGCACGGCCACGAAGGACACCGGCTGCACGCCCGACTTCACCCTGGCCTCGATCGCGCCGGTCCCGGCCCCGAAAGATCCGTACGAGTACTAGGGCCTGTATCGAAGTCATCTCGAGCTGGTTGAGCTGGAGTTGGCGCTGTCGGGCGTGTCGATGGCCGAAATAGGTGAGGTCTCCGGTAGGTGGTTCGTCGACCAAGAAGAACCTGAACACCACCGGAGACCTCGTGGACACCCTAGCGGGGACGGGGCGGTTCGACCTGACCGACGAGCAGTGGGCAACGCTGAAGCCGTTGCTGCCCGCGCCGTCACGGCCGGGTCGGCCGTCGTTGTGGAGCAGACGGCAGCTGATCGACGGGATCCGGTGGCGGGTCCGCACCGGCGCACCATGGCGGGACATGCCGGTCGGATATGGATCCTGGGCGGCTGTTTATGGGTTGTTCCGGCGCTGGCAACGGGCTGGTGTCTGGCAGCGGATTCTGACCGCGTTGCAGGCTCTGGCCGAAGTCGAGGGGCGGATCACCTGGGACGTGAGCGTGGATTCCACGATCGCGCGGGCGCATCAGCATGCTGCGGGTGCGCGGAAAAGGGGGACCTGCAGGCCGAACCGCCGGGCGGGATCACCACCGAACCGGATGATCACGCGTTGGGCCGGTCCCGTGGTGGGTGGAC of the Amycolatopsis sp. NBC_01488 genome contains:
- a CDS encoding cytidine deaminase; this encodes MPDLEADDQKLVTLARSSRARIQAPEGAAVRDTDGRTYAAGTVDQPSFKLTALQAAVAAALSSGAEGIEAAAVVSEEGLLKGASVHAVRDLAKYAPIILAAPDGTVLEVLER
- a CDS encoding PhoH family protein, which codes for MRFIDRIEPAGRAEAVCIQVAAEDSLYVTEDHLLTHNTLNDAFIILDEAQNTTPEQMKMFLTRLGFGSKIVVTGDITQVDLPSGQRSGLRVVRDILHGVEDLHFAELTSQDVVRHRLVANIVDAYEKWQAVQDAQDQQGNGWKGNRR
- a CDS encoding hemolysin family protein, which gives rise to MVQLLFAIALVLLAGVFAAADAAISTVSQARADGLARLGLPGARHLAAVVAERRRHINLLLLLRLGCELTATVLVTVFVGTRLAPLGLAVLVTAVVMVVVSYVLIGVGPRTLGRQHPYRIGRYVAGPVRVLGSVLGPLSRLLILIGNAITPGQGFREGPFTSEVELREAVDLAQERGVVEDSEREMIHSVFELGDTVAREVMVPRTEIVWIERTKTVRQALALALRTGFTRLPVIDESVDDIVGVVNIKDLMSAYMDPDGSSTVVDTLMNEASFVPDSKRLDELLKEMQRSHHHMAIAVDEYGGTAGLLTIEDVLEEIVGEITDESDADERPEVEELSDGAVRVSSRMSVDDLGELFGIDLEDHDVETVGGLLAERLGRVPLPGAEAEVAGLRLFAEGGKDRRGRMRITSVVVHPADADAVTDPADRTTRRRTRLPHPDERDRSVEHA
- the ybeY gene encoding rRNA maturation RNase YbeY; amino-acid sequence: MSIEIANESGVDVDETSIVSAARYALDKMEVSPLAELSILLVTLDVMEDLHERWMDLPGPTDVMAFPMDELDSSRRPDAPDASPALLGDIVLCPAFAKDQAKTAGHELIDELHLLTVHGCLHLLGYDHAEPAEEREMFALQKRILGEYQDAVAALQKRDAQRNTDDRVLGIAGLDAATTPAAEPPAGEAP
- the era gene encoding GTPase Era, which codes for MTEHRSGFACFVGRPNAGKSTLTNALVGTKVAITSSKPQTTRHAIRGIVSREDAQLVLIDTPGLHRPRTLLGERLNDIVHTTWSEVDVVGFCVPANEKIGPGDKFIAGELQKIAKRTPVIGIVTKTDLVQPQQVAEQLLALQDVMEFAELIPVSAVDGFQVGALADLLVGKLPEGPQLYPGGELTDEPEQTLVGELIREAALEGVRDELPHSIAVTVEEMLPREGRDDLIDVHAFLYVERPSQKGIILGHKGERLREVGATARKNIEALLGSKVYLDLHVKVAKEWQRDPRQLRRLGF
- a CDS encoding histidine triad nucleotide-binding protein, with the translated sequence MSEDETLFERIVAGEIPADVVYQDDLTFAFRDIRPQAKVHVLVVPRKRYRNLGELAAGDPGLLAAVALAARKVAELEGVLESGYRVVFNSGSDAGQTVFHVHAHVLGGEPLGLFGAPEQD
- a CDS encoding RDD family protein produces the protein MTDPYGQQSFGQQPGGQQPFGQPQPGQAPPPYGQPYGQPAPFGQPGTPFGAPQNYANWGQRAGALIIDQAPIIVVYLLAFILTIAGARGIGLLLYALGGLGGIGWAVYNRWIQQGNTGQSLGKRVLGIKLISEQTGQPVGAGTAFLRDICHIVDGLPCYVGYLWPLWDDKSQTFADKIVNSVVVPADAAPGQVPFGPPGAQPFAGGYPPPGQPQSGGFPQQPQSGGFGQPAPGGFPQQPSSGGFPQQPASGGFGQPPQPGGFGQQPGRPLAPPPGGSAFDEVERTQMLRPDSAAGGSAFDEQAERTQMLRPEGQGHGQGDAGETQKLQPGQFGQPPNDQPPHH
- a CDS encoding CD225/dispanin family protein, yielding MTNPYGQQQPPYGQPQSGGFPQQPQPGYGPPSGGMPAYGQPAPYGQPPTGGFGAPGYGMPGGGDINAIKDYKGWAIGCIFLMWILAIFAIMKSNEVQTYKMQGNYAMAEQASNTTRTLCLIATIIGALGWIFAIIMIIISIAAAASIPTYCTSYSC
- a CDS encoding CD225/dispanin family protein, whose product is MTEKPRPPADYNPGPPPATYLVWGIVSAVLCCLPFGALSIYQAAKVEKLWAQGDPDAARAASGDARRWAIVAAVAGAVLWVAAIVTVVLLFGTLTDDAASH
- a CDS encoding DUF2752 domain-containing protein, whose product is MTTGYPGHPARGAKATLRALGAPMAVVGGLGVCCAAVLIGDPTTPGGWLPVCPTKLLFGIDCPGCGGMRMAYSLMHGDLPAALHYNAVSLVVVLLFVWSTIAWTVGRLRGRFVGSWLHWRWTPLTFGVVFVVWFVIRNLPFAPFTGLKV
- a CDS encoding CD225/dispanin family protein, with the protein product MTQQYPHYGWQPNYGPPPDSNLVWGILTTVLCCLPLGIVSIVKASQVNTLWFQGFHAEAHRAADEARKWAMWSAISAGVLIALYLAFILVMLALVGVSFRSLVP
- the recO gene encoding DNA repair protein RecO: MVNLYRDTGVVLRTHKLGEADRIVTLLTRRHGKVRAVAKGVRRTSSRFGARLEPFGHVDVQFYTGRTLDVITQVETVDAFQLPLVADYQRYTAASAIAETADRLSAEEGEPVLKLYLLVCGALRSLAAGERDASLVLDAFFLRAMSYAGWAPALTECARCGLPGPHVAFSVPAGGSMCQDCRVPGSVHPAPEVLDLLTALLHGEWTMAESTLPGTRRDASGLVAAHLQWHLERQLRSLPLVERRARESVVPGQ